A genomic stretch from Microbacterium proteolyticum includes:
- a CDS encoding DUF779 domain-containing protein, with amino-acid sequence MPEFSRVEVTDAAAALLRDLTAKHGPLMFHQSGGCCDGSSPMCYPVGMFLTGPSDVRLGAIDVGLDDPIEVYMSESQFEYWKFTHLTIDVVPGRGAGFSVEGPTGMRFLIRSRMLTEPEAVAFGVQTVRE; translated from the coding sequence ATGCCGGAGTTCTCACGCGTCGAGGTGACGGATGCCGCTGCCGCACTGCTGCGCGACCTGACGGCGAAGCACGGCCCGCTGATGTTCCATCAGTCCGGTGGCTGCTGTGACGGCAGTTCTCCCATGTGTTACCCGGTGGGGATGTTCCTCACCGGCCCGAGCGACGTGCGCCTCGGCGCGATCGACGTCGGTCTGGATGACCCGATCGAGGTCTACATGTCGGAGTCGCAGTTCGAGTACTGGAAGTTCACCCACCTCACCATCGATGTCGTGCCGGGCCGCGGCGCCGGCTTCTCGGTGGAGGGTCCGACGGGCATGCGGTTCCTCATCCGGTCGCGGATGTTGACGGAGCCGGAGGCGGTGGCGTTCGGGGTGCAGACCGTTCGCGAGTAA
- a CDS encoding CCA tRNA nucleotidyltransferase — protein sequence MLNMAEGLARLEELAAHPVVVTVALAFAEAGRDLAIVGGPVRDALLGRTTHDFDFTTDARPDEILALVKPVSSTQWDVGRAFGTIGARVKGEQVEITTFRADSYDGVTRKPTVEFGDTLEADLSRRDFTVNAMALRVPARQLVDPTGGVEDLIAGRLRTPIDPAVSFGDDPLRMLRAARFSSQLDFAVDPETLEAVAELRASLAIVSPERVQAELVRLLQTDDPVRGIRVLVETGLIEEFLPEVPALRLEVDEHHHHKDVYEHSLTVLRQAIALEKSRHPDAAPDVPLRLAALLHDIGKPATRRLEDGGGVTFHHHDVKGARMARKRLQALRFDAATITVVARLVELHLRFFGYAEGAWTDAAVRRYVRDAGDELERLHILTRADVTTRNKRKAQRLASAYDDIEARIAALREQEEIDAIRPELDGNRIQEVLGLTPGREVGEAYRFLLDLRLDEGVVGEEVAEQRLREWWAARD from the coding sequence ATGCTGAACATGGCGGAGGGTCTCGCGCGCCTCGAGGAGCTCGCCGCGCACCCCGTGGTCGTCACCGTCGCCCTTGCGTTCGCCGAAGCGGGGCGGGATCTCGCGATCGTGGGCGGCCCCGTGCGCGACGCGCTGCTGGGCCGCACCACCCACGACTTCGACTTCACCACCGACGCCCGCCCCGACGAGATCCTCGCGCTCGTCAAGCCCGTCTCGTCGACCCAGTGGGACGTCGGCCGCGCCTTCGGCACCATCGGTGCCCGCGTGAAGGGGGAGCAGGTCGAGATCACGACGTTCCGCGCCGACAGCTACGACGGTGTGACGCGCAAGCCCACCGTGGAGTTCGGCGACACACTGGAGGCCGACCTGTCCCGCCGCGACTTCACCGTCAACGCGATGGCCCTGCGCGTACCCGCCCGTCAGCTCGTCGACCCCACGGGCGGCGTCGAAGACCTCATCGCCGGGCGCCTGCGGACCCCGATCGACCCCGCGGTCAGCTTCGGCGACGATCCCTTGCGCATGCTGCGCGCGGCGCGCTTCTCGTCGCAGCTCGACTTCGCCGTCGACCCCGAGACGCTCGAGGCCGTGGCGGAGTTGCGTGCGTCTCTGGCGATCGTCAGCCCCGAGCGTGTGCAGGCCGAGCTCGTGCGCCTGTTGCAGACCGACGACCCGGTCCGCGGCATCCGCGTGCTCGTCGAGACCGGTCTGATCGAGGAGTTCCTCCCCGAAGTACCGGCGCTGCGCCTCGAGGTCGACGAGCACCACCACCACAAAGACGTCTACGAGCACTCCCTCACCGTGCTGCGACAGGCGATCGCGCTCGAGAAGAGCCGGCATCCGGATGCCGCCCCCGACGTGCCCCTGCGCCTGGCCGCATTGCTGCACGACATCGGCAAACCCGCCACCCGGCGCCTCGAAGACGGCGGCGGCGTCACGTTCCACCACCACGACGTCAAGGGCGCGCGCATGGCCCGCAAGCGCCTGCAGGCGCTTCGGTTCGATGCGGCGACCATCACGGTCGTCGCACGGCTCGTCGAGCTGCACCTGCGCTTCTTCGGGTACGCCGAGGGCGCGTGGACGGATGCCGCGGTGCGCCGCTACGTGCGCGACGCCGGCGACGAGCTCGAACGCCTGCACATCCTGACGCGCGCCGACGTGACGACGCGCAACAAGCGCAAGGCTCAGCGCCTGGCATCCGCCTACGACGACATCGAGGCCCGTATCGCCGCCCTGCGCGAGCAGGAGGAGATCGACGCGATCCGCCCTGAACTCGACGGCAACCGCATCCAGGAGGTGTTGGGGCTCACGCCCGGCCGCGAGGTCGGCGAGGCGTACCGCTTCCTGCTCGACCTGCGCCTCGACGAGGGCGTGGTGGGCGAGGAGGTCGCCGAGCAGCGCCTGCGCGAGTGGTGGGCCGCGCGGGACTGA
- a CDS encoding PadR family transcriptional regulator — translation MDTTQLLKGVLDAAVLAVVQHDDGYGYDIVRRLRDAGLGEVGDASVYGTLRRLYSAGALSSYVVPSDGGPHRKYYAINAQGRELLDAQRDSWAHFSSAMTTLLDDRTSTTKLRTIGDAR, via the coding sequence GTGGATACGACGCAGCTGTTGAAAGGGGTGCTGGATGCCGCCGTGCTCGCGGTCGTGCAGCACGACGACGGGTACGGGTACGACATCGTGCGGCGCCTGCGGGATGCAGGACTGGGCGAGGTGGGGGACGCGTCGGTCTACGGGACTCTGCGCCGGCTGTACTCCGCGGGGGCGCTGTCGAGCTACGTCGTCCCGTCCGACGGGGGACCGCACCGCAAGTACTACGCCATCAATGCCCAGGGCCGCGAACTGCTCGATGCGCAGCGCGACAGCTGGGCGCACTTCTCGTCGGCGATGACCACGCTCCTCGACGACCGCACGTCCACCACGAAGCTGCGCACGATCGGAGACGCACGATGA
- a CDS encoding DUF6507 family protein, producing the protein MRYSVDATGVADVMSDVSAHLDDVIEAVAQTLIAVDDAIASLRPDASDVRKVLVSVFSTRRRSGPGMASYAGDVARRVQDATLAYIAGDDEMAVQTDAVAKSTAETSYRRGSGSVVF; encoded by the coding sequence ATGCGATATTCCGTGGATGCCACCGGCGTCGCAGACGTCATGTCCGATGTCTCGGCGCACCTCGATGACGTCATCGAGGCCGTCGCGCAGACGTTGATCGCGGTCGACGACGCCATCGCCTCACTCCGCCCCGACGCTTCCGACGTCAGGAAGGTCCTGGTGTCGGTCTTCTCGACCCGCCGCCGGAGCGGTCCCGGCATGGCGTCGTACGCGGGTGATGTCGCTCGGAGAGTGCAAGACGCCACGCTCGCCTACATCGCGGGCGACGACGAGATGGCGGTGCAGACGGATGCCGTGGCGAAAAGTACCGCTGAGACCTCCTACAGACGCGGCTCCGGATCGGTCGTCTTTTGA
- a CDS encoding O-acetylhomoserine aminocarboxypropyltransferase/cysteine synthase family protein — translation MVEPAAPYSDWDGFGFATRQVHAGEVEDLTHGSRITPVHLSAAYRFASFQEATDRFAAADLGHLYSRNLNPTNQVAERRLASLEGGSGALVVGSGQAAITMALLGLAGTGEHIVSTASIYSGTRVLFDRTFARMGVTVEYVWDPLDEAEWDALIRPETKAIFTETLPNPKNDIVDIAAVARVAQRHGLPLVVDNTIATPFLIRPIEQGADIVVHSATKFLSGHGANLAGAVVDGGTFDWAASDRPYRGLTETPIAEHASLVDAFGDRAFELYLRFGIANDTGPALSPLNGFLLQQGMETLSVRMRQHLASARTIAEWLEGQDAVESVDYAGLPSHPQHNLAVRDYGGLSGSVFSFTVRGGRDGAERFFNALRLFSRMTNIGDTRSMALHPATTTHLGFTQETRDRLGIGDGLIRLSIGLEDAEDLIADLEQALRAV, via the coding sequence GTGGTTGAGCCCGCAGCGCCCTACTCCGACTGGGACGGTTTCGGTTTCGCCACGCGCCAGGTGCACGCCGGCGAGGTCGAAGATCTCACGCACGGGTCTCGCATCACGCCGGTGCATCTGTCGGCTGCCTACCGGTTCGCGTCGTTTCAAGAGGCGACGGATCGCTTCGCGGCTGCCGACCTCGGTCACCTCTACTCACGCAACCTGAACCCCACCAACCAGGTCGCCGAGCGCCGGCTCGCATCGCTCGAGGGTGGTTCGGGCGCGCTCGTCGTGGGATCGGGCCAGGCGGCGATCACCATGGCGCTGCTGGGCCTCGCCGGAACCGGCGAGCACATCGTCTCGACGGCCAGCATCTACAGCGGCACGCGCGTGCTCTTCGACCGCACCTTCGCCCGCATGGGCGTGACGGTCGAGTACGTCTGGGACCCGCTCGACGAAGCCGAGTGGGACGCGCTGATCCGTCCCGAGACGAAGGCAATCTTCACCGAGACGCTGCCCAACCCGAAGAACGACATCGTCGACATCGCCGCGGTGGCTCGCGTCGCCCAGCGACACGGTCTCCCCCTCGTCGTCGACAACACCATTGCGACCCCGTTCCTCATCCGCCCGATCGAACAGGGTGCCGACATCGTCGTGCACTCCGCGACCAAATTCCTGTCGGGGCATGGAGCGAACCTCGCCGGGGCGGTGGTCGATGGCGGAACGTTCGACTGGGCGGCATCCGATCGCCCCTACCGTGGGCTGACCGAGACGCCCATCGCCGAGCACGCGTCGCTGGTCGACGCATTCGGCGACCGCGCGTTCGAGCTCTACCTGCGATTCGGCATCGCCAACGACACCGGCCCCGCTCTCTCGCCGTTGAATGGCTTCCTGTTGCAGCAAGGCATGGAGACGCTGTCGGTCCGCATGCGCCAGCACCTCGCCAGCGCGCGGACGATCGCCGAATGGCTCGAGGGCCAGGATGCCGTCGAGAGCGTCGACTACGCCGGACTCCCGTCGCACCCGCAGCACAACCTCGCGGTCCGCGACTACGGCGGACTCTCGGGCTCGGTGTTCTCCTTCACCGTGCGCGGTGGACGGGACGGTGCCGAACGCTTCTTCAACGCGCTGCGCCTGTTCAGCCGCATGACGAACATCGGCGACACACGTTCGATGGCGCTGCACCCCGCGACGACGACGCACCTCGGCTTCACACAGGAAACCCGCGACCGCCTGGGTATCGGCGACGGTCTCATCCGTCTCTCGATCGGTCTCGAGGATGCCGAAGACCTCATCGCCGACCTCGAGCAGGCGCTCCGCGCGGTGTAG
- a CDS encoding class I SAM-dependent methyltransferase yields MTSDYIDANRANWDERATLHAARDGSGYGVQRYVADADALSDVVRFDLPLLGDIAGRRTVHLQCHIGTDTLSLARLGARVTGLDFSENAVVEARRLADEAGADIDYVQADVRDAAKVLPRGTFDIVYTGIGALCWLPSITEWAGIVADLLAPGGTLHLREGHPILWSMNETLPGLSLAFPYFEQSTPLEWDDESTYVEVSAPLTSTRTYEWNRGLGEIVTALLDQDLRLDALIEHDSVPWEALPGRMTQRPDGEYALAAQPSVMPLSYTIRASKPA; encoded by the coding sequence ATGACCTCCGACTACATCGATGCGAACCGCGCCAACTGGGACGAGCGTGCGACGCTCCATGCGGCCCGCGACGGCTCGGGCTACGGAGTGCAGCGCTATGTCGCCGACGCGGACGCGCTCTCCGACGTCGTCCGCTTCGACCTGCCACTGCTCGGCGACATTGCCGGTCGGCGTACCGTGCACCTGCAGTGTCACATCGGCACCGACACCCTCTCGCTGGCGCGCCTGGGTGCGCGGGTGACCGGCCTCGACTTCTCCGAGAACGCCGTCGTCGAGGCTCGCCGTCTGGCTGACGAGGCCGGTGCCGACATCGACTACGTGCAGGCCGACGTCCGGGATGCCGCGAAGGTGCTGCCCCGCGGAACGTTCGACATCGTCTACACCGGTATCGGCGCGCTGTGCTGGCTGCCCTCGATCACGGAATGGGCGGGCATCGTGGCCGATCTGCTGGCTCCCGGGGGCACGCTGCATCTTCGCGAGGGGCATCCGATCCTGTGGTCCATGAACGAGACGCTCCCCGGTCTGTCGCTGGCTTTTCCCTACTTCGAGCAGAGCACGCCCCTCGAGTGGGATGACGAGAGCACCTACGTCGAGGTCTCCGCGCCACTGACGTCGACCCGCACATACGAGTGGAACCGGGGCCTCGGCGAGATCGTCACCGCCCTGCTCGACCAGGACCTCCGCCTCGACGCGCTCATCGAGCACGACAGCGTGCCGTGGGAGGCCCTCCCGGGCCGCATGACCCAGCGCCCCGACGGCGAGTACGCGCTGGCCGCGCAACCCTCGGTCATGCCGTTGAGCTACACGATCCGCGCATCGAAGCCGGCATGA
- a CDS encoding ATP-grasp domain-containing protein: MSGKIYVIHENPQWIPPFAAAFEAEGVPFEEWLLTDGSIDLAVEPPEGVFWSRLSASAHTRDHAHSKEFGRAVLRWLSSWGRTVINGADVLELEVSKVAQHAALRHAGIDVPRTVAVFGTDVLVATAEDFGAPFISKHNQGGKGLGVRRWDSLAEFAEWVHSPAFEPSPDGITLLQELLVAKAPFVTRAEFVAGEFVYAVRVDTSAGSFELCPAEACALPGADGVEPEPLFRRRDDVDQALIDGYLAFLAAEGIGIAGIEFIETRDGRTVTYDVNTNTNYNPDVEATAPRSGPREIARWLGSLLPREVVNSRG, encoded by the coding sequence ATGTCGGGCAAGATCTATGTCATCCACGAGAACCCCCAGTGGATTCCGCCGTTCGCCGCGGCGTTCGAAGCCGAGGGGGTGCCGTTCGAAGAATGGCTGCTCACCGACGGATCGATCGACCTCGCGGTCGAGCCGCCCGAAGGCGTGTTCTGGTCGCGCCTGAGCGCCTCCGCGCACACGCGCGACCACGCGCACAGCAAGGAGTTCGGGCGTGCGGTCCTCCGCTGGCTCTCGTCCTGGGGCCGCACGGTCATCAACGGCGCCGACGTGCTCGAGCTCGAGGTGAGCAAGGTCGCGCAGCACGCGGCGCTGCGTCACGCCGGCATAGACGTGCCCCGCACGGTCGCCGTCTTCGGCACCGACGTCCTCGTCGCCACGGCCGAGGACTTCGGCGCACCCTTCATCAGCAAGCACAACCAGGGCGGCAAGGGTCTGGGTGTTCGCCGGTGGGATTCGCTCGCCGAGTTCGCCGAGTGGGTCCACTCCCCCGCCTTCGAGCCCTCTCCCGACGGCATCACGCTGCTGCAGGAGCTGCTGGTCGCCAAGGCCCCGTTCGTCACCCGCGCCGAGTTCGTGGCCGGTGAATTCGTGTACGCCGTGCGCGTCGACACCAGCGCCGGCAGCTTCGAGCTGTGCCCGGCGGAGGCGTGCGCGCTGCCCGGCGCCGATGGCGTCGAGCCCGAGCCGCTGTTCCGGCGTCGCGACGACGTCGACCAGGCCCTCATCGACGGCTACCTGGCGTTCCTCGCGGCGGAGGGCATCGGGATCGCGGGTATCGAGTTCATCGAGACGCGCGACGGTCGGACGGTCACGTACGACGTCAACACCAACACCAACTACAACCCCGACGTCGAGGCCACCGCTCCGCGCTCCGGACCGCGGGAGATCGCCCGCTGGCTCGGCTCGCTGCTGCCGCGAGAGGTCGTGAATTCGCGTGGTTGA
- a CDS encoding alpha/beta hydrolase, with protein MSALIDVGAVPDLPVDPAALIAAADAMASSGRTVFACVADASARWRTLPQVFDTPDTGRAVSAMQPTAAAATDFRDTSVTASLALSTLAETLAALEWTRTQLISDIAAHRATVLAYRRSETGSRDDPSDPLAGWGPYGFSQNAELQERCASLRALVFAALEECERDLSRIGDADGVSPMTWTSSSPRIPSLTWGQKSAAFCATVSMKILQRLADSDMDAVAELLREHPDWERMLRAHPPGASDVAAWWRTLDSARADALISGAPLIVGNLEGVDYASRDDANRLALTHAIAAAREALEAERKRDDPAWNPVGGAGGGRDSRLKILRERLDNLLNIEVALASPPNRAPRSLVSLTSDDPPLAAVSIGDLDDATNVAYAVPGMGTTTKDMTGWAAAAQNILDEQSRVSPVTRNAVVAWIGYETPPIPLSQGLFQVLDDANAEQGGLQLSRALSGLVAARPDGPALSVIGHSYGTTTSAIALTLPETPEVDAFVAVGSAGLPAAVDSAADIRANAVYAGQARNVIPVMENGQGDQWAWTGRTSPAHPIDPVSPSFGAQAFAPTVTMECIPSPTTALLSRRVRVGGTSTRAPKRFVTPRSRQPVKVVGQRQRSRRARAPENRSGGTS; from the coding sequence TTGAGCGCCCTCATCGATGTCGGCGCCGTCCCCGACCTTCCTGTCGACCCGGCTGCTCTCATCGCTGCCGCAGACGCCATGGCGTCGTCAGGACGCACGGTGTTCGCGTGCGTCGCCGATGCCTCCGCGAGGTGGCGGACATTGCCCCAGGTCTTCGACACCCCTGACACCGGCCGCGCCGTGAGCGCGATGCAGCCAACGGCTGCGGCGGCCACCGACTTCAGGGACACCTCCGTAACGGCATCCCTCGCTCTGAGCACGCTGGCTGAGACGCTGGCGGCGCTGGAGTGGACGCGCACTCAGCTCATCAGCGATATCGCCGCCCACCGCGCCACCGTCCTGGCGTATCGCAGAAGCGAGACCGGCTCCCGCGACGACCCGAGTGATCCTCTGGCGGGATGGGGTCCCTACGGGTTCTCGCAGAACGCGGAATTGCAGGAACGATGCGCGAGCCTGCGCGCACTCGTCTTCGCTGCGCTGGAGGAGTGCGAGCGCGACCTCAGTCGGATAGGCGACGCCGACGGGGTCTCGCCGATGACATGGACGTCGAGTTCTCCGAGAATTCCATCGCTGACGTGGGGTCAGAAGAGCGCCGCTTTCTGCGCGACGGTTTCGATGAAAATCCTTCAGCGTCTCGCCGATAGCGACATGGACGCCGTCGCGGAGCTCCTGCGTGAACACCCCGACTGGGAGCGGATGCTTCGAGCCCATCCACCGGGGGCCTCGGACGTTGCCGCCTGGTGGCGGACCCTCGATAGCGCGCGTGCCGACGCTCTCATCTCAGGAGCGCCGCTCATCGTCGGAAACCTCGAGGGAGTCGACTATGCGTCGCGCGACGATGCGAATCGACTGGCGTTGACGCACGCGATCGCAGCAGCCCGAGAGGCGCTGGAAGCGGAGCGTAAGAGAGACGATCCCGCGTGGAACCCCGTCGGCGGAGCGGGTGGGGGGCGTGATTCTCGACTGAAGATCCTGCGAGAGCGGCTGGACAACCTTCTGAACATCGAGGTGGCCCTGGCATCCCCACCGAACCGAGCCCCGCGGTCTCTCGTTTCGCTCACATCGGACGATCCTCCGTTAGCCGCCGTGTCGATTGGCGACCTCGACGATGCTACGAATGTCGCTTACGCCGTTCCTGGAATGGGGACGACGACGAAGGACATGACGGGCTGGGCAGCTGCTGCGCAGAATATCCTCGACGAACAATCGCGCGTGTCCCCGGTGACGAGAAACGCGGTCGTCGCGTGGATCGGTTACGAGACGCCTCCGATCCCTCTCAGCCAGGGCCTATTCCAGGTCCTCGACGACGCGAATGCCGAACAAGGCGGGCTGCAGCTCAGCCGGGCTCTTAGCGGGTTGGTCGCCGCTCGACCGGATGGTCCGGCGCTCTCGGTGATCGGCCACTCGTACGGCACGACGACCTCGGCAATCGCGTTGACCCTGCCCGAGACACCGGAGGTGGACGCCTTTGTCGCCGTCGGTTCCGCTGGCCTCCCAGCCGCCGTGGATTCGGCGGCCGACATCCGAGCGAACGCGGTGTACGCAGGACAGGCTCGGAACGTCATCCCCGTGATGGAGAACGGGCAAGGGGATCAGTGGGCCTGGACGGGTAGGACAAGTCCGGCGCACCCGATAGATCCCGTCTCACCGTCCTTCGGCGCTCAAGCTTTCGCACCGACGGTGACAATGGAATGCATCCCGTCACCGACCACAGCGCTCTTGTCCCGGCGGGTCAGGGTTGGGGGTACTTCGACAAGGGCACCGAAGCGCTTCGTAACGCCGCGCTCGCGACAACCGGTCAAGGTGGTCGGACAACGCCAGCGGTCCCGAAGGGCCCGAGCCCCGGAGAACCGTTCTGGAGGGACGTCATGA
- a CDS encoding GAF domain-containing protein, giving the protein MPSPWSRPSISPENSGLMIARAHDELLAGNDDRRLADVRPLVRESWRRSLASLVGPEGLPTLDFSREELDEYRRQHPLAGVMDMVRALLLPGTAEESGVVVAVGDAAGRLLWVEGDRHVRTLTGGMGFVAGANWAEEVVGTSAPGTALTLGRSVQIRGAEHFNRLVQPWSCTAAPVHDPETRRLLGMIDVTGGPEAVTPQAQLLVDATARAIENEVLVARLRAQSTPPPRRASPSRMVLHTLGRDRALLEVGGSGLELSARHAEILTLLAVHREGMSAEALSEAVYGHSAVETLRPEMVRLRRALVPFAPSLVPASRPYRLPDVIETDAQHVLSLLDRGAHRVALAACAGPVLPQSDAPGIVELRESVRAALRETLMAEAGVDVLLAFADTADGHDDEEVLRLCLSMLPARSPKRAGLVARIERLERE; this is encoded by the coding sequence GTGCCCTCTCCGTGGTCGCGACCTTCGATCTCCCCCGAGAACTCGGGCCTGATGATCGCGCGTGCCCACGACGAACTCCTCGCCGGCAATGACGATCGGCGACTCGCCGATGTGCGACCGCTCGTGCGGGAATCGTGGCGGCGGTCGTTGGCATCCCTCGTCGGCCCCGAGGGTCTGCCGACCCTCGACTTCTCCCGCGAGGAACTCGACGAGTACCGGCGACAGCATCCTCTCGCCGGCGTGATGGACATGGTGCGGGCGCTTCTCCTGCCTGGCACCGCCGAGGAGTCCGGCGTCGTCGTGGCGGTGGGCGATGCGGCGGGACGTCTGCTGTGGGTCGAGGGCGATCGGCACGTGCGCACGCTCACCGGCGGCATGGGTTTCGTGGCCGGGGCGAACTGGGCCGAGGAAGTGGTGGGCACTTCCGCACCGGGAACCGCGCTCACTCTGGGGCGTTCGGTGCAGATCCGCGGTGCGGAGCACTTCAATCGCCTGGTGCAGCCGTGGTCGTGCACCGCAGCGCCCGTGCACGACCCCGAGACGCGTCGCCTGCTCGGCATGATCGACGTCACCGGCGGACCCGAGGCCGTCACCCCGCAGGCGCAGCTGCTCGTGGATGCCACGGCCCGGGCGATCGAGAACGAGGTCCTCGTGGCGCGGCTGCGGGCGCAGTCGACCCCTCCGCCCCGGAGGGCGTCGCCGTCGCGGATGGTCTTGCACACGCTCGGCCGCGACCGGGCACTGCTGGAAGTGGGAGGGTCGGGGCTCGAACTCAGCGCTCGACACGCGGAGATCCTGACGCTGCTCGCCGTGCACCGAGAGGGCATGTCGGCCGAAGCGCTGAGCGAGGCGGTGTACGGCCACTCCGCTGTCGAGACCCTGCGGCCCGAGATGGTGCGGCTGCGGCGTGCACTCGTTCCCTTCGCACCGTCGCTGGTACCCGCATCGCGACCGTACCGTCTGCCCGACGTCATCGAGACCGATGCGCAGCACGTGCTCTCGTTGCTCGACCGGGGTGCTCATCGCGTCGCCCTCGCGGCCTGCGCGGGCCCCGTGCTCCCCCAGTCGGATGCGCCGGGCATCGTCGAGCTCCGGGAGTCGGTGCGCGCGGCCCTGCGGGAGACCCTGATGGCCGAGGCGGGCGTCGATGTGCTGCTCGCCTTCGCCGACACCGCGGACGGGCACGACGACGAGGAAGTGCTGAGGCTGTGTCTGTCGATGCTGCCCGCCCGCTCGCCCAAGCGTGCCGGACTCGTCGCGCGGATCGAGCGACTGGAGCGGGAGTGA
- the exaC gene encoding acetaldehyde dehydrogenase ExaC, with protein sequence MTIVEEGVSSVYAAPGTRGSVAEYRSRYGHYIGGEWVEPHSGEYFENITPVTGKPFCEVGRGDAHDIDRAVDAAWKAFASWKKTTPAERSVILNKIADRIEQNLEKIAVAETWENGKPVRETLAADIPLTVDHFRYFAGVLRAQEGSLSQLDDNTVAYHFNEPLGVVGQIIPWNFPILMAAWKLAPALAAGNCVVIKPAEQTPASLLFLFDIIGDLLPAGVVNIVNGFGIEAGAPLAQHKRIRKIAFTGETTTGRLIMQYASQNLIPVTLELGGKSPNVFFEDVARTTDDAYYDKALEGFTLFALNQGEVCTCPSRALIQRSIYDQFLGDGLERVKKVRQGNPLDPETMIGAQASNDQLEKILSYIDIGKAGGAKLLTGGERVDLGGDLSGGYYVAPTVFEGTNDMRIFQEEIFGPVLSVTSFDDFDDAISTANDTLYGLGAGVWSRSGDIAYRAGRAIEAGRVWTNTYHQYPAHAAFGGYKQSGIGRENHLKMLDHYQQTKNLLVSYAEGAMGFF encoded by the coding sequence ATGACCATCGTCGAAGAAGGCGTCTCGAGCGTCTACGCCGCCCCCGGCACCCGCGGATCCGTCGCCGAGTACCGCTCGCGGTACGGCCACTACATCGGCGGCGAGTGGGTCGAGCCGCACAGCGGCGAGTACTTCGAGAACATCACTCCCGTCACCGGCAAGCCGTTCTGCGAGGTCGGTCGCGGTGACGCGCACGACATCGACCGGGCGGTGGATGCCGCATGGAAGGCGTTCGCGTCGTGGAAGAAGACCACGCCCGCCGAGCGCAGCGTCATCCTGAACAAGATCGCCGACCGCATCGAGCAGAACCTCGAGAAGATCGCCGTCGCCGAGACGTGGGAGAACGGCAAGCCGGTGCGCGAGACGCTCGCCGCCGACATCCCGCTCACCGTCGACCACTTCCGCTACTTCGCCGGTGTGCTGCGGGCGCAGGAGGGCTCCCTCAGCCAGCTCGACGACAACACCGTGGCGTACCACTTCAACGAGCCCCTCGGAGTGGTCGGGCAGATCATCCCGTGGAACTTCCCCATCCTCATGGCGGCATGGAAGCTCGCTCCGGCCCTCGCCGCGGGCAACTGCGTCGTGATCAAGCCGGCCGAGCAGACCCCGGCATCCCTGCTGTTCCTGTTCGACATCATCGGCGACCTCCTGCCGGCCGGTGTCGTGAACATCGTCAACGGGTTCGGCATCGAGGCGGGGGCGCCGCTCGCACAGCACAAGCGCATCCGCAAGATCGCCTTCACCGGCGAGACCACGACCGGCCGCCTCATCATGCAGTACGCGTCGCAGAACCTCATCCCGGTGACGCTCGAGCTCGGCGGGAAGAGCCCGAACGTGTTCTTCGAGGACGTGGCTCGCACCACCGATGACGCTTACTACGACAAGGCGCTCGAGGGCTTCACGCTGTTCGCGCTGAACCAGGGCGAGGTGTGCACGTGTCCCTCGCGGGCACTCATCCAGCGGTCGATCTACGACCAGTTCCTCGGCGACGGCCTCGAGCGGGTCAAGAAGGTGCGCCAGGGCAATCCGCTCGACCCCGAGACGATGATCGGCGCGCAGGCCTCGAACGACCAGCTCGAGAAGATCCTGTCGTACATCGACATCGGCAAGGCGGGCGGCGCGAAGCTGCTCACCGGCGGTGAGCGGGTCGACCTCGGTGGTGACCTCTCGGGCGGCTACTACGTCGCACCGACGGTGTTCGAGGGCACGAACGACATGCGGATCTTCCAGGAGGAGATCTTCGGACCGGTGCTGTCGGTGACGTCGTTCGACGACTTCGACGACGCCATCTCGACCGCCAACGACACCCTGTACGGTCTCGGAGCCGGTGTCTGGAGCCGCAGTGGCGACATCGCCTACCGCGCGGGTCGGGCGATCGAGGCCGGCCGCGTCTGGACCAACACCTACCACCAGTACCCCGCGCACGCCGCGTTCGGCGGGTACAAGCAGTCGGGCATCGGCCGCGAAAACCACCTCAAGATGCTCGACCACTACCAGCAGACGAAGAACCTGCTCGTGTCGTACGCCGAAGGGGCGATGGGCTTCTTCTGA